The Mycobacterium paragordonae genome includes a region encoding these proteins:
- the glgX gene encoding glycogen debranching protein GlgX, whose protein sequence is MSGGTVVNVSAEQTAAPGVAAESGHADDRPEVWPGKAYPLGSSYDGSGTNFAVFSEVAERVELCLFDDDGSETRIALPEVDGFVWHAFLPSVQPGQRYGFRVHGPYDPANGHRCNPNKLLVDPYSKAIDGSFQWDQSLFSYNFGEPDSRNDDDSAANMPKSVVINPYFDWGVDRPPGHEYADSVIYEAHVKGLTQTHPAIPERIRGTYSAIAHPAIIEHLTSLGVTAIELMPVHHFANDSTLIEKGLSNYWGYNTIGFFAPDFKYTASNTPGGQVQEFKAMVRALHEANIEVILDVVYNHTAEGNHMGPTLSMRGIDNAAYYRLVDDDKQYYMDYTGTGNSLNVGHPHTLQLIMDSLRYWVTEMHVDGFRFDLASTLAREFYDVDRLSAFFELVQQDPIVSQVKLIAEPWDVGPGGYQVGNFPPQWTEWNGKFRDSIRDFWRGEDAILSEFASRISGSADLYEHTARRPVASINFVTAHDGFTLRDLVSYNEKHNEANGEDNNDGESHNRSWNCGAEGPTDDPEINTLRARQQRNFLATTILSQGVPMICHGDELGRTQNGNNNGFCQDSELTWIDWDNADSDLIEFTRAVTAVRAAHPVFRRRRFFTGAPVRIRGSEGLPDISWFRPDGSEMSDEDWDSGFGKSVAVFLNGLGIPGTDSRGQRITDDSFVLCFNAHHEPIEFVLPPDEFGPGWRPVLDTAAGTGQVENADALPPQGKVTVEGRAVVLLEQTQREE, encoded by the coding sequence ATGTCAGGAGGCACGGTGGTTAATGTCAGCGCTGAGCAGACCGCGGCACCGGGGGTCGCAGCCGAATCGGGCCACGCCGACGATCGGCCGGAGGTGTGGCCGGGCAAGGCCTACCCGCTGGGATCGAGCTACGACGGGTCCGGCACCAATTTCGCCGTGTTCAGCGAGGTGGCCGAGCGGGTCGAGTTGTGTCTCTTCGACGATGACGGCTCGGAGACCAGGATCGCGCTCCCTGAGGTGGACGGATTCGTCTGGCACGCGTTCCTGCCCAGCGTCCAGCCGGGTCAGCGGTACGGATTCCGGGTGCACGGCCCCTACGATCCCGCCAACGGCCACCGGTGCAACCCCAACAAGTTGCTGGTGGACCCGTACTCGAAGGCGATCGACGGGTCATTCCAGTGGGACCAGTCGTTGTTCAGCTACAACTTCGGCGAGCCGGACAGCCGCAATGACGACGACTCCGCGGCCAACATGCCCAAATCGGTGGTGATCAACCCATACTTCGACTGGGGCGTGGACCGCCCGCCCGGCCACGAGTACGCCGACAGCGTGATCTACGAGGCGCACGTCAAAGGCCTCACCCAGACCCATCCCGCCATCCCCGAACGGATTCGCGGCACTTACTCCGCGATCGCGCACCCGGCGATCATCGAGCACCTGACCAGTCTGGGCGTGACGGCGATCGAGCTGATGCCGGTCCACCACTTCGCCAACGACTCGACGCTCATCGAGAAGGGTCTGTCAAACTACTGGGGCTACAACACAATCGGGTTCTTCGCGCCCGACTTCAAGTACACCGCCAGCAACACACCCGGTGGCCAGGTCCAGGAGTTCAAGGCCATGGTGCGCGCGCTGCACGAGGCCAACATCGAGGTGATCCTCGACGTCGTCTACAACCACACCGCCGAAGGGAACCACATGGGCCCCACGTTGTCGATGCGCGGCATCGACAACGCCGCCTACTACCGGTTGGTCGACGACGACAAGCAGTACTACATGGACTACACCGGCACCGGCAACAGCCTCAACGTGGGCCATCCGCACACCTTGCAGCTGATCATGGATTCGCTGCGGTACTGGGTCACCGAGATGCATGTCGACGGATTCCGCTTCGACCTGGCCTCCACCCTGGCCCGCGAATTCTATGATGTCGACCGGCTGTCGGCGTTTTTCGAACTCGTGCAACAGGATCCGATCGTCAGCCAGGTCAAGCTGATCGCCGAACCATGGGATGTCGGCCCCGGCGGCTATCAGGTGGGCAATTTTCCGCCGCAATGGACCGAGTGGAACGGGAAGTTCCGCGACAGCATCCGCGACTTCTGGCGCGGCGAGGACGCCATCCTCAGCGAATTCGCCTCCCGGATCAGCGGATCGGCCGACCTGTACGAGCACACCGCCCGGCGGCCGGTGGCCTCGATCAACTTCGTCACCGCTCATGACGGATTCACGTTGCGGGACCTGGTGTCCTACAACGAGAAACACAACGAAGCCAACGGCGAGGACAACAACGACGGCGAGTCACACAACCGGTCCTGGAACTGCGGCGCCGAGGGCCCGACCGACGACCCGGAGATCAACACGCTGCGGGCCCGGCAGCAACGCAACTTCCTGGCGACAACGATTCTGTCGCAAGGGGTTCCGATGATCTGTCACGGCGACGAGCTGGGCCGCACCCAGAACGGCAACAACAACGGCTTCTGCCAGGACAGCGAGCTCACCTGGATCGACTGGGACAACGCCGACAGCGACCTGATCGAGTTCACCCGGGCGGTGACGGCCGTCCGGGCCGCGCACCCGGTCTTCCGCAGGCGGCGTTTCTTCACCGGTGCACCGGTCCGCATCCGCGGTTCCGAAGGTTTACCCGACATCTCCTGGTTCCGGCCCGACGGTTCGGAGATGAGCGACGAGGACTGGGATTCCGGCTTCGGCAAGTCGGTGGCGGTCTTCCTGAACGGTCTGGGGATCCCGGGCACGGATTCCCGGGGACAGCGCATCACCGACGACTCGTTCGTGTTGTGCTTCAACGCTCACCACGAGCCGATCGAATTCGTGCTTCCCCCTGACGAATTCGGACCCGGCTGGCGCCCCGTGCTGGACACCGCCGCCGGCACCGGCCAGGTGGAGAACGCCGACGCGCTGCCGCCGCAGGGCAAGGTCACGGTCGAGGGACGCGCGGTGGTGTTGTTGGAGCAGACCCAGCGCGAAGAGTAG